Proteins encoded in a region of the Nocardia asteroides genome:
- a CDS encoding metalloregulator ArsR/SmtB family transcription factor, producing the protein MVQYDFLDASFGALADPTRRGILERLGRGPATVSELAERFEMTLTGVKKHIHLLEAAGMVVTEKRGRVRYCRLGENVFDREVAWMQGYRRMVEARLDRLGEFLERTEQDR; encoded by the coding sequence ATGGTTCAGTATGACTTTCTGGATGCCTCCTTCGGGGCGCTCGCGGATCCCACCCGGCGTGGGATCCTGGAACGCCTCGGCCGTGGGCCCGCGACCGTGAGCGAGTTGGCGGAGCGCTTCGAGATGACGCTCACCGGCGTCAAGAAGCACATCCACCTGCTGGAGGCCGCGGGCATGGTGGTCACGGAGAAACGCGGCCGGGTGCGGTACTGCCGCCTCGGTGAGAACGTCTTCGACCGCGAAGTGGCTTGGATGCAGGGCTACCGGCGGATGGTGGAAGCGCGACTGGACCGTCTCGGCGAATTCCTCGAGCGAACGGAGCAGGACCGATGA
- a CDS encoding aldo/keto reductase, with protein sequence MPITRSRSSFSAASVQGENLNRNLELVRALDEIAARKDASVAQLAIAWVLTRGADIVPVIGTRRRRRWAEAVNALDISLTEEELSTIEAAVPADRVAGERYATAQMAMLDSER encoded by the coding sequence GTGCCGATCACCCGCAGCAGGTCCAGCTTCTCGGCCGCGTCCGTCCAGGGTGAGAACCTGAACCGGAATCTCGAACTGGTCCGCGCGCTGGACGAGATCGCGGCGCGCAAGGACGCCTCGGTGGCGCAACTGGCCATCGCCTGGGTGCTGACTCGTGGAGCGGACATCGTGCCGGTCATCGGCACGCGCCGACGCCGGCGCTGGGCGGAAGCCGTGAACGCTCTCGATATCTCGCTCACCGAGGAGGAGCTGTCCACAATCGAGGCGGCGGTCCCCGCCGACCGGGTCGCGGGCGAACGCTACGCCACCGCGCAGATGGCGATGCTCGACAGCGAGCGGTGA
- a CDS encoding YbaB/EbfC family nucleoid-associated protein has translation MDGVSARALEIKQINEQLAAVRGSARSADGSVFVETDVNGRITDLYLADYAMENGPDRLAALITDRHRTALDNANAEARRIFEAPRNTPAREEPTLEWIPTHLRRDDIQRGNEWREPSDWERGR, from the coding sequence ATGGATGGTGTCAGCGCGCGTGCGCTCGAAATCAAGCAGATCAACGAGCAACTCGCGGCAGTGCGCGGCTCGGCCCGGTCCGCGGACGGCAGCGTCTTCGTCGAAACCGACGTCAACGGCCGCATCACCGATCTCTACCTCGCCGATTACGCGATGGAGAACGGCCCCGATCGTCTGGCCGCGCTGATCACCGATCGTCATCGCACAGCGTTGGACAACGCCAACGCGGAAGCGAGGCGAATCTTCGAAGCGCCCCGCAACACTCCCGCGCGTGAGGAGCCGACCCTGGAGTGGATCCCGACCCACCTCAGGCGGGACGACATCCAGCGGGGGAACGAGTGGCGCGAGCCATCCGACTGGGAACGAGGGCGTTGA
- a CDS encoding DNA-directed RNA polymerase subunit beta', giving the protein MLDVNFFDELRIGLATADDIRQWSYGEVKKPETINYRTLKPEKDGLFCEKIFGPTRDWECYCGKYKRVRFKGIICERCGVEVTRAKVRRERMGHIELAAPVTHIWYFKGVPSRLGYLLDLAPKDLEKIIYFAAYVIVAVDEELRHNELSTLEAEMEVEKKAVADQRDADLEARAQKLEADLAELEAEGAKSDVRRKVKDGGEREMRQLRDRAQRELDRLEEIWNTFTKLAPKQLIVDEVLYRELVDRYGEYFTGAMGAESIQKLMESFDIEAEAESLRETIRTGKGQKKLRALKRLKVVAAFQSNGNSPMGMVLDAVPVIPPELRPMVQLDGGRFATSDLNDLYRRVINRNNRLKRLIDLGAPEIIVNNEKRMLQESVDALFDNGRRGRPVTGPGNRPLKSLSDLLKGKQGRFRQNLLGKRVDYSGRSVIVVGPQLKLHQCGLPKLMALELFKPFVMKRLVDLNHAQNIKSAKRMVERQRPQVWDVLEEVIAEHPVLLNRAPTLHRLGIQAFEPQLVEGKAIQLHPLVCEAFNADFDGDQMAVHLPLSAEAQAEARILMLSSNNILSPASGRPLAMPRLDMVTGLYYLTRLEEGAKGSYQPATKDGPEQGVYSSPAEAQMAVDRGELTVRSLIKVRLTDQRPPKDVEAQLFPEGWRRGDAWTTETTLGRVLFNELLPADYAFINEQMPKKRQATIINDLAERYPMIVVAQTVDKLKDAGFYWATRSGVTVSMSDVLVPPEKAEIMERYEAQSDQIEKKYQRGALDHQERNNALVKIWQEATEEVGKALRAHYPADNPIITIVDSGATGNFTQTRTLAGMKGLVTNPKGEFIPRPIKSSFREGLTVLEYFINTHGARKGLADTALRTADSGYLTRRLVDVSQDVIVREHDCGTERGIVVPIAEKQLDGSIIRDAHVETSTYARTLAADALDAQGNVIVAKGADLGDPALEALLETGITEVKVRSVLTCTTGTGVCATCYGRSMATGKLVDIGEAVGIVAAQSIGEPGTQLTMRTFHQGGVAGDDITGGLPRVQELFEARVPKGKAPIAEVSGRVRLEDDDRFYKITIIPDDGGEEVVYDKLSKRQRLRVFKHDDGTERLLSDGDHVEVGQQLLEGAADPHEVLRIMGPRQVQVHLVHEVQEVYRSQGVSIHDKHIEVIVRQMLRRVTIIDSGATEFLPGSLTERAEFEAANRRVVAEGNEPAAGRPVLMGITKASLATDSWLSAASFQETTRVLTDAAINCRSDKLIGLKENVIIGKLIPAGTGINRYRNIQVQPTEEARAAAYAVPSYDDTYYSPDSFGQTTGAAVPLDDYGFSDYR; this is encoded by the coding sequence GTGCTAGACGTCAACTTCTTCGATGAACTCCGGATCGGCCTCGCCACCGCCGACGACATCCGTCAGTGGTCCTACGGCGAGGTGAAGAAGCCGGAGACCATCAACTACCGCACGCTCAAGCCGGAAAAGGACGGCCTGTTCTGCGAGAAGATCTTCGGTCCCACCCGGGACTGGGAGTGCTACTGCGGCAAGTACAAGCGCGTCCGATTCAAGGGCATCATCTGTGAGCGCTGTGGCGTCGAGGTGACTCGCGCCAAGGTGCGCCGCGAGCGTATGGGCCACATCGAGCTGGCCGCTCCGGTCACCCACATCTGGTACTTCAAGGGCGTGCCCTCGCGCCTGGGCTACCTGCTCGACCTGGCGCCGAAGGATCTCGAGAAGATCATCTACTTCGCCGCCTACGTCATCGTGGCTGTCGACGAGGAGCTGCGGCACAACGAGCTGTCCACGCTCGAGGCCGAGATGGAGGTCGAGAAGAAGGCGGTCGCAGACCAGCGTGACGCCGACCTCGAGGCCCGTGCCCAGAAGCTCGAGGCCGACCTGGCCGAGCTGGAGGCCGAAGGCGCCAAGTCCGACGTCCGCCGCAAGGTCAAGGACGGCGGCGAGCGGGAGATGCGCCAGCTGCGCGACCGCGCCCAGCGTGAGCTGGACCGGCTCGAGGAGATCTGGAACACCTTCACCAAGCTGGCGCCCAAGCAGCTCATCGTCGACGAGGTGCTCTACCGCGAGCTGGTCGACCGCTACGGCGAGTACTTCACCGGCGCGATGGGCGCGGAGTCCATCCAGAAGCTGATGGAGAGCTTCGACATCGAGGCCGAGGCCGAGTCGCTGCGCGAGACCATCCGCACCGGCAAGGGCCAGAAGAAGCTGCGCGCGCTCAAGCGGCTCAAGGTCGTCGCGGCCTTCCAGTCCAACGGCAACTCGCCGATGGGCATGGTGCTCGACGCCGTTCCGGTGATCCCGCCGGAGCTGCGCCCGATGGTTCAGCTCGACGGTGGCCGCTTCGCCACCTCCGACCTGAACGACCTGTACCGTCGCGTGATCAACCGCAACAACCGCCTCAAGCGACTGATCGACCTCGGCGCGCCCGAGATCATCGTCAACAACGAGAAGCGGATGCTGCAGGAGTCCGTCGACGCCCTGTTCGACAACGGCCGCCGCGGCCGTCCGGTCACCGGACCGGGCAACCGTCCGCTCAAGTCGCTGTCGGACCTGCTCAAGGGCAAGCAGGGCCGCTTCCGGCAGAACCTGCTCGGTAAGCGCGTCGACTACTCGGGCCGTTCGGTCATCGTCGTCGGTCCGCAGCTGAAGCTGCACCAGTGCGGTCTGCCCAAGCTGATGGCGCTGGAGCTGTTCAAGCCGTTCGTGATGAAGCGCCTGGTCGACCTGAACCACGCGCAGAACATCAAGTCGGCCAAGCGGATGGTGGAGCGGCAGCGGCCGCAGGTGTGGGACGTCCTCGAAGAGGTCATCGCCGAACACCCCGTGCTGCTCAACCGCGCGCCCACCCTGCACCGCCTCGGTATCCAGGCCTTCGAGCCGCAGCTGGTGGAAGGCAAGGCCATCCAGCTGCACCCGCTGGTCTGTGAGGCGTTCAACGCCGACTTCGACGGTGACCAGATGGCCGTGCACCTGCCGCTGTCGGCGGAGGCGCAGGCCGAGGCGCGCATCCTGATGCTGTCGTCGAACAACATCCTGTCGCCCGCGTCGGGCCGGCCGCTGGCCATGCCGCGTCTGGACATGGTGACCGGCCTGTACTACCTGACCCGTCTGGAAGAAGGCGCGAAGGGCTCCTACCAACCGGCCACCAAGGACGGTCCGGAGCAGGGCGTGTACTCCTCGCCCGCCGAGGCGCAGATGGCGGTGGACCGCGGTGAGCTCACCGTGCGTTCGCTGATCAAGGTCCGGCTGACCGACCAGCGTCCGCCGAAGGACGTCGAAGCGCAGCTGTTCCCGGAGGGCTGGCGTCGCGGCGACGCGTGGACCACCGAGACCACGCTGGGCCGGGTGCTGTTCAACGAGTTGCTGCCCGCGGACTACGCGTTCATCAACGAGCAGATGCCGAAGAAGCGTCAGGCGACGATCATCAACGATCTCGCCGAGCGCTACCCGATGATCGTGGTCGCGCAGACCGTCGACAAGCTCAAGGACGCAGGCTTCTACTGGGCCACGCGTTCGGGCGTAACGGTCTCGATGTCCGACGTGCTCGTGCCGCCGGAGAAGGCCGAGATCATGGAGCGCTACGAGGCGCAGTCGGATCAGATCGAGAAGAAGTACCAGCGTGGTGCGCTCGATCACCAGGAGCGTAACAACGCCCTGGTCAAGATCTGGCAGGAGGCGACCGAGGAGGTCGGTAAGGCGCTGCGCGCGCACTACCCGGCCGACAACCCGATCATCACGATCGTCGACTCGGGCGCCACGGGTAACTTCACCCAGACCCGTACCCTCGCCGGTATGAAGGGCCTGGTGACGAACCCGAAGGGTGAGTTCATCCCGCGGCCGATCAAGTCCTCCTTCCGTGAGGGCCTGACGGTTCTGGAGTACTTCATCAACACCCACGGCGCTCGTAAGGGTCTGGCCGACACCGCGCTGCGCACCGCCGACTCGGGTTACCTGACCCGTCGTCTGGTGGACGTCTCGCAGGACGTCATCGTGCGCGAGCACGACTGTGGCACCGAGCGCGGCATCGTGGTGCCGATCGCGGAGAAGCAGCTCGACGGCTCGATCATCCGCGACGCGCACGTGGAGACCTCCACCTATGCGCGCACCCTCGCGGCCGACGCGCTCGACGCGCAGGGCAACGTCATCGTGGCGAAGGGCGCCGACCTCGGCGATCCGGCGCTGGAGGCGCTGCTGGAGACCGGTATCACCGAGGTGAAGGTCCGCTCCGTGCTGACCTGCACCACCGGCACCGGCGTGTGCGCCACTTGCTACGGCCGCTCGATGGCGACCGGCAAGCTGGTCGACATCGGTGAGGCCGTCGGTATCGTCGCCGCGCAGTCCATCGGTGAGCCCGGTACCCAGTTGACCATGCGTACCTTCCACCAGGGTGGTGTCGCGGGTGACGACATCACCGGCGGTCTGCCCCGCGTGCAGGAGCTGTTCGAGGCGCGCGTGCCCAAGGGCAAGGCGCCCATCGCCGAGGTCTCCGGTCGCGTGCGGCTGGAGGACGACGATCGCTTCTACAAGATCACCATCATCCCGGATGACGGTGGCGAAGAGGTTGTCTACGACAAGCTCTCGAAGCGGCAGCGTCTGCGTGTGTTCAAGCACGACGACGGCACCGAGCGTCTGCTCTCGGACGGTGACCACGTCGAGGTCGGCCAGCAGTTGCTGGAAGGCGCGGCGGATCCGCACGAGGTGCTGCGCATCATGGGCCCCCGTCAGGTGCAGGTCCACCTGGTCCACGAGGTCCAGGAGGTCTACCGCTCGCAGGGTGTGTCGATCCACGACAAGCACATCGAGGTGATCGTGCGCCAGATGCTGCGTCGCGTGACCATCATCGACTCGGGTGCGACGGAGTTCCTGCCCGGCTCGCTCACCGAGCGTGCCGAGTTCGAGGCCGCCAACCGCCGCGTCGTCGCCGAGGGCAACGAGCCCGCGGCGGGTCGCCCGGTGCTGATGGGTATCACCAAGGCGTCGCTGGCCACCGATTCGTGGCTGTCGGCGGCGTCCTTCCAGGAGACCACCCGAGTCCTGACGGACGCGGCGATCAACTGCCGCTCCGACAAGCTCATCGGTCTCAAGGAGAACGTGATCATCGGTAAGCTGATCCCTGCCGGTACCGGTATCAACCGCTACCGCAACATCCAGGTGCAGCCGACCGAGGAAGCCCGTGCCGCCGCGTACGCGGTGCCGTCCTACGACGACACCTACTACAGCCCGGACAGCTTCGGTCAGACCACCGGCGCGGCTGTCCCGCTGGACGACTACGGCTTCAGCGACTACCGCTGA
- a CDS encoding DUF4442 domain-containing protein: protein MDGAAVGDLVVAGFRKLGFIQYAGVEWEEFAAGRNVVSMVPRAEHLNHNGDLHAAVLFGMAETAAMGASVSGIVDLMGDTFIVAKDGRIEYKARAKGDAGPFRATSAFSAETLAKMRADIEAQVPLELDVPVDITDDTGKTVATALFTAVLRPRRA from the coding sequence GTGGACGGCGCGGCGGTGGGGGATCTGGTGGTGGCGGGCTTCCGGAAGCTGGGGTTCATCCAGTACGCGGGGGTCGAGTGGGAAGAGTTCGCGGCGGGGCGGAATGTGGTGTCGATGGTGCCGCGAGCGGAGCATCTGAACCACAACGGAGATCTGCATGCCGCGGTGTTGTTCGGGATGGCGGAGACCGCCGCCATGGGGGCTTCGGTGTCGGGGATCGTGGACCTGATGGGGGATACGTTCATCGTCGCCAAGGACGGGCGGATCGAGTACAAAGCCCGTGCGAAGGGGGATGCGGGACCGTTCCGCGCTACTTCCGCGTTCTCCGCGGAGACCCTCGCGAAGATGCGAGCGGACATCGAGGCCCAAGTGCCGCTGGAACTCGACGTGCCGGTAGACATCACCGACGACACCGGAAAGACCGTGGCCACAGCGTTATTCACCGCCGTGCTCCGTCCCCGCAGGGCCTGA
- a CDS encoding antibiotic biosynthesis monooxygenase, producing the protein MSTLTLNVRFTAKPGRGAELKDLLQGVIEPTLAEEGCLGYELYLHPTDPSRMVLLEEWTDADALAAHFQTPHLKALAAALQDVLVEPFQLRRFAEIT; encoded by the coding sequence ATGTCGACGTTGACGCTCAACGTCCGCTTCACCGCCAAGCCCGGTCGCGGAGCTGAACTGAAGGATCTGCTGCAGGGGGTGATCGAACCGACGCTGGCGGAGGAAGGCTGCCTCGGTTACGAGCTCTACCTGCATCCCACCGACCCGAGCCGGATGGTGCTGCTGGAGGAGTGGACCGACGCGGACGCCCTGGCGGCGCACTTCCAGACGCCGCACCTGAAGGCTCTGGCCGCCGCGTTGCAGGACGTCCTGGTCGAACCGTTCCAACTGCGGCGGTTCGCCGAGATCACCTGA
- a CDS encoding wnt family protein produces the protein MSVELLTITEVLSWNLQAAKETAAKVLSAAQSIDQEATAAEGKIGRSQDYFDSAAGDAARVRGRKDRDETFGTADVLEEMGTMIRALSDDIEANIRTIREKMEEVEDSRWNLFVQEDGEVLSHDSNWETSNKYFPFGGPAVAAKELAITLLSSAIQGALRNIQRDDQEGAEKFVRLIEKLPDAVKQGVALVPADPELAKILTDYQTDVSKGAPQLWPLGLELEIMRQFKPDFNPSLMTSEEIDAMKKLFFSGPTGPAAVFEHAELTQDAKDTAEQVFPASVDDGKGDAFRHAYWNALMTQKYGEDWTKEFATAHEKSGGNTPQREAMDLYNNELGRKVALAHPDASPEEMKELIRNEINNGNAIVIENKELDGTTTKPAQITWSNAVSEAQTGPPPGVGVPLPGKK, from the coding sequence ATGAGCGTCGAGCTGCTGACCATCACAGAAGTGCTCTCCTGGAATCTTCAAGCCGCCAAGGAAACTGCGGCAAAGGTGCTTTCCGCAGCCCAGAGCATCGATCAGGAGGCCACCGCTGCGGAGGGCAAGATCGGCCGCTCCCAGGACTACTTCGACAGCGCGGCGGGAGACGCAGCGCGCGTACGCGGTCGTAAGGATCGCGACGAAACCTTCGGCACCGCAGACGTGCTCGAGGAGATGGGCACGATGATCCGCGCGCTAAGCGATGACATCGAGGCCAATATCAGAACTATTCGAGAGAAGATGGAGGAAGTCGAGGATTCCCGCTGGAACCTGTTCGTACAGGAAGACGGCGAGGTGTTGTCCCATGACTCCAACTGGGAGACTTCCAATAAGTACTTTCCGTTCGGCGGTCCCGCCGTCGCCGCGAAGGAGTTGGCGATCACCCTCCTGAGCAGTGCCATACAGGGCGCGCTGCGCAATATTCAGCGTGACGATCAAGAGGGCGCTGAGAAATTCGTCCGGCTGATCGAAAAGCTGCCCGACGCGGTAAAGCAGGGCGTCGCTCTGGTGCCGGCGGATCCCGAACTCGCCAAGATACTCACCGACTATCAAACGGATGTGTCGAAAGGCGCACCCCAGCTGTGGCCGCTCGGACTGGAACTCGAAATAATGCGCCAGTTCAAACCCGATTTCAATCCGTCCCTGATGACGTCCGAAGAGATCGACGCGATGAAGAAGCTGTTCTTCAGCGGCCCTACGGGCCCAGCGGCCGTCTTCGAGCACGCGGAGCTCACGCAAGACGCGAAAGATACTGCGGAACAGGTCTTCCCGGCTTCAGTTGACGATGGCAAAGGCGATGCCTTCCGGCACGCGTATTGGAACGCGTTGATGACTCAGAAGTACGGCGAAGACTGGACGAAAGAGTTCGCCACAGCACACGAGAAGAGCGGTGGTAACACACCGCAGCGTGAGGCTATGGACCTGTACAACAACGAACTCGGCCGCAAAGTCGCCCTCGCCCATCCCGACGCCTCCCCGGAGGAGATGAAGGAGCTGATCCGTAACGAGATCAACAACGGCAACGCGATCGTCATCGAGAACAAAGAACTAGACGGCACCACCACCAAGCCTGCACAGATCACGTGGAGTAACGCCGTCAGTGAAGCTCAGACCGGTCCGCCGCCAGGCGTCGGAGTCCCGCTACCAGGAAAGAAGTGA
- a CDS encoding pirin family protein → MSDLDPRPAETLCEPAPGPGPVAERYPAREVPLGGVRGVFVERVLPQRDLPTVGAWCFLDRFGSPTVTNTGAPPDIDPHPHIGLQTVTWPFEGRIRHRDSVGSDVEIEPGQLNLMTSGRGIAHSEYAVPGAHAGHGLQLWIALPGDRTGIAPHFEQHRELPVVEAPGLRAIVLIGSLAGATSPAIAYTPIVGADVRLEPGSDVTLPLNPRFEHAVLAIEGDVTVADAELSPGPLLYLGTERDELRLRSAGGAHFALIGGEPFGEELVMWWNFVGRSHEDIVGARADWENHDVTRFADIAGHTPRQRIPAPPLPGLHLKPRKRRIGPARG, encoded by the coding sequence GTGAGCGACCTGGACCCACGCCCGGCCGAGACGCTCTGCGAACCCGCGCCGGGGCCCGGTCCGGTCGCGGAGCGTTATCCGGCCCGGGAGGTGCCGCTCGGCGGCGTGCGCGGCGTCTTCGTCGAACGCGTGCTGCCGCAGCGCGACCTGCCGACCGTCGGCGCGTGGTGCTTCCTGGACCGCTTCGGCTCACCGACGGTCACCAACACCGGTGCGCCGCCGGACATCGATCCGCACCCGCACATCGGCCTGCAAACGGTGACCTGGCCGTTCGAGGGACGCATCCGGCATCGCGACTCGGTCGGCTCGGACGTGGAGATCGAACCCGGTCAGCTGAACCTGATGACCTCAGGGCGCGGTATCGCCCATTCCGAATACGCCGTGCCGGGCGCGCACGCCGGGCACGGTTTGCAGCTGTGGATCGCCCTGCCGGGTGACCGCACCGGCATCGCCCCGCACTTCGAGCAGCACCGGGAACTGCCGGTCGTCGAGGCGCCCGGCCTCCGGGCGATCGTGCTGATCGGCTCGCTGGCCGGGGCGACCTCGCCCGCGATCGCCTACACACCGATCGTCGGCGCCGACGTGCGGCTCGAGCCGGGATCCGATGTGACTTTGCCGCTGAACCCTCGTTTCGAGCACGCGGTGCTGGCCATCGAGGGCGATGTCACGGTCGCGGACGCCGAACTCTCGCCGGGGCCGCTGCTGTATCTCGGCACCGAGCGCGACGAACTCCGGCTGCGCAGTGCCGGTGGCGCCCACTTCGCGTTGATCGGCGGCGAGCCGTTCGGCGAGGAGCTGGTGATGTGGTGGAACTTCGTCGGCCGCAGTCACGAGGACATCGTCGGCGCCCGGGCCGATTGGGAAAATCACGACGTCACCCGATTCGCCGACATCGCCGGGCATACGCCGCGGCAGCGCATACCCGCACCGCCGCTGCCCGGACTGCATCTGAAGCCGCGCAAGCGCCGGATCGGCCCGGCCCGGGGCTGA
- a CDS encoding N-acetyltransferase, whose translation MKPDEPRDRVWIDKQTPAAFRALNSVASQVRAAGAAVGLDRRIIELINLRVSQLNGCAYCLDVHYRAALAAGATEQEIAVLPGWRRGGTYTPFEQAVLAIAEVTATLPDENVIERAYASARRYLTDDQLSVVIWVATTIGAFNRVSILSGHPVRARKEKGTMSESASESKVVRNDERHRYEVFHGEELAGFADYEERGDETVFTHTEIDGAFSGKGLGSVLAKNAIEDVVERERVIRPLCPFIKAYLDKHPQYDAHVIGKGVTR comes from the coding sequence ATGAAGCCCGATGAGCCCCGCGATCGCGTCTGGATCGACAAGCAGACGCCGGCCGCGTTCCGCGCGCTCAACAGCGTCGCGAGCCAGGTCAGGGCCGCCGGGGCGGCGGTGGGGCTGGACCGCCGGATCATCGAACTGATCAATCTGCGCGTCTCCCAGCTCAACGGCTGCGCGTATTGCCTCGACGTGCACTACCGGGCCGCGCTGGCCGCCGGGGCCACCGAGCAGGAGATCGCGGTGCTGCCCGGCTGGCGGCGCGGGGGCACGTACACCCCGTTCGAGCAGGCCGTGCTCGCGATCGCGGAAGTCACGGCGACGCTTCCGGACGAGAACGTCATCGAGCGTGCGTACGCTTCCGCCCGCCGGTATCTGACGGATGATCAGCTGTCCGTCGTCATCTGGGTGGCCACCACCATCGGCGCGTTCAACCGGGTCTCGATTCTCAGCGGGCATCCGGTACGCGCACGGAAGGAGAAGGGAACCATGAGCGAATCGGCTTCGGAGTCCAAGGTCGTCCGCAACGACGAACGGCACCGCTACGAGGTATTCCACGGCGAAGAGCTGGCGGGCTTCGCCGACTACGAGGAACGCGGCGACGAGACGGTGTTCACGCACACCGAGATCGACGGCGCGTTCTCCGGCAAAGGGCTCGGCTCCGTCCTGGCGAAGAACGCCATCGAAGACGTCGTCGAGCGCGAGCGCGTGATCCGGCCGCTGTGCCCGTTCATCAAGGCGTACCTGGACAAGCACCCGCAGTACGACGCGCACGTGATCGGCAAAGGCGTCACCCGGTGA
- a CDS encoding SRPBCC family protein: MSTTTNDAVVTTDTDRTIHIERIFDAPRERVWEAYSRIELLSQWWGRGNRLDIERWEFRPGGHWRFVEHSDEGTDGFEGRFREVTPQERIVYSFEWDGMPAHVAIDSVNFVDLGDGRTKVVTDSQFHTPQERDGMLQSGMETGLNESYRALDALLARG, encoded by the coding sequence ATGAGCACAACCACGAACGACGCCGTCGTCACGACCGACACCGACCGCACGATCCACATCGAGCGGATCTTCGACGCCCCGCGTGAACGCGTGTGGGAGGCCTACAGCCGGATCGAACTGCTCTCCCAGTGGTGGGGGCGCGGCAACCGGCTGGACATCGAGCGCTGGGAGTTCCGTCCGGGCGGGCACTGGCGCTTCGTCGAGCACTCCGACGAGGGAACCGATGGCTTCGAGGGCCGTTTCCGCGAGGTCACCCCGCAGGAGCGCATCGTGTATTCCTTCGAATGGGACGGCATGCCCGCCCACGTGGCGATCGACAGCGTCAACTTCGTCGATCTCGGCGACGGCCGCACCAAGGTGGTCACCGACAGTCAGTTCCACACGCCGCAGGAGCGCGACGGGATGCTGCAGTCCGGCATGGAGACCGGGCTCAACGAGAGCTACCGCGCGCTGGACGCCCTGCTCGCGCGCGGCTAG
- a CDS encoding aldo/keto reductase codes for MTTADRLPTTTLGPGGIPVGTQGLGCMGMSEFYGPSDLTESRATLDRALELGVTLFDTADVYGFGHNEEFLSDFVNAERDRVVLATKFGIVRKPEDPSYRGFDNSPAYIRGAVEASLRRLGIDTIDLYYMHRKDPGVPIEDTVGAMAELVRAGKVRALGLSEVTGAELRAAHAVHPIAAVQSEWSLFSRDVERTVVPAAAELGVAFVPYSPLGRGLLTGSFTGSTDARDFRSSMPRFSGENAARNAELLGPLRDIAEARGITLAQVALAWVHAQAKVRDLAVVPIPGTRSRTRLAANVAAATIALTPDELATLEPIASRVAGNRYADMSFTSAGRE; via the coding sequence ATGACGACGGCCGACAGGCTTCCCACCACTACGCTGGGCCCCGGCGGCATCCCGGTGGGGACGCAGGGCCTGGGTTGCATGGGCATGAGCGAGTTCTACGGACCCAGCGATCTCACCGAGTCCCGAGCGACCCTGGATCGCGCGCTGGAGCTGGGTGTCACGCTGTTCGATACCGCCGATGTGTACGGCTTCGGCCACAACGAGGAATTCCTGAGCGATTTCGTGAACGCCGAGCGCGACCGGGTCGTGCTCGCCACCAAGTTCGGCATCGTCCGCAAGCCCGAGGATCCGTCCTACCGGGGCTTCGACAACTCCCCCGCCTACATCCGCGGCGCGGTGGAGGCCAGCCTGCGCAGGCTCGGCATCGACACCATCGATCTGTATTACATGCATCGCAAGGATCCCGGCGTGCCGATCGAGGACACCGTCGGGGCGATGGCGGAATTGGTGCGGGCGGGCAAGGTACGGGCCCTGGGTCTGTCCGAGGTGACCGGAGCCGAACTGCGTGCGGCGCACGCCGTGCATCCGATCGCCGCCGTGCAGTCGGAGTGGTCGCTGTTCTCCCGGGACGTGGAGCGCACGGTGGTGCCCGCGGCCGCGGAGCTGGGCGTGGCGTTCGTGCCGTACTCACCGCTGGGTCGCGGTTTGCTCACCGGATCGTTCACCGGTTCCACCGACGCGCGGGATTTCCGGTCCTCCATGCCCCGCTTCTCCGGCGAGAACGCGGCACGCAACGCCGAGCTGCTCGGCCCGCTGCGGGATATCGCCGAAGCCCGCGGCATCACGTTGGCGCAGGTGGCGCTGGCGTGGGTGCACGCGCAGGCGAAGGTGCGCGATCTCGCGGTGGTCCCGATCCCCGGCACCCGCAGCCGGACCAGGCTCGCGGCGAACGTCGCGGCCGCGACCATCGCGCTGACCCCCGACGAGCTGGCGACGCTGGAGCCGATCGCGAGCCGCGTGGCCGGGAACCGGTACGCGGACATGTCGTTCACCTCGGCAGGCCGGGAATAG